From one Luteolibacter sp. SL250 genomic stretch:
- a CDS encoding PSD1 and planctomycete cytochrome C domain-containing protein, whose amino-acid sequence MRDPANPGASETQLARVLPPVVWALVLAACGLADAAEPKPGGPPAGEVTFNSHIRPILSDKCFSCHGFDKTTREAGLRLDTAEGGYAPLEDDSSLRAIVPGDPKASEVWRRITTKDEDDVMPPTDFHKPLSQDEIGLITRWIEQGAKYQEHWSFAPLVKPQVPATRHADKVANPVDSFVLANLDSLKVEPSPEADKATLLRRLSLDLTGLPPSPEEVAAFLADARPEAYATQVDRLLASPHYGERMAVPWLDVVRFADTVGYHGDQNARVFPYRDYVIDAFNTNKRFDAFTIEQLAGDLLPDATDEQRIATGFLRLNLMTREGGAQPKEYMAKSLGDRVRAVGAAWLGLTTGCAECHDHKFDPVTAKDFYSLGAFFADVRQWGVYADYGYTPNPDLPKVNNDWPFPPEIQARNTALVKRMGSLRTQGAMTLAATPKNESFGPWLAGAETFIGEFPDGWKSLAGATVSSKLATPVEVLPDHSVLLTGEAKKDEVVMVRFPLGGQAFSAIRLEALPDEKNSGKVGRGADGKFSVTPTFAIGEKSLKVAYAQADRRTPHKYSNGSHDPKLEPEWRSAPALWEEPQDAASHPQTAIYQLAEPLTAGADDFLTVTLATADLGRFRISITPFGDPIPGEAQAMSPELGKALKAAAPGSEDQKLLVAAWARATAKDAALPEDFRKLRDEIIACRAGYAHSVVAQTLPADKTPAVHLLPRGDWMTQGEEVQPAVPEFLPHASVRKDGGRLNRLDLAKWMVADENPLPARHFVNRLWKQFFGKGLSNVLDDIGNQGEWPANPALLDWLAVEFRESGWDVKHLVKLMVMSGTYRQESGKRADLAELDPANRLLAAQSPRRLDAEFVRDNILSISGLLPGDFVGGPSVKPYQPAGYYANLNFPQRDYAASSSSDQYRRGLYTHWQRTFMHPMMAGFDAPSREECSADRLQSNSPQQALILLNDPSFVEAARAFAASLLEEGPTATDTDRIKSAILRTLGREPRAGEVEGLEKFLNGQRAKLKTGDDNPEEFLKVGQWQADPKLDPLELAAWTQTCRVLLNLHETLTRY is encoded by the coding sequence ATGAGAGATCCCGCAAACCCCGGGGCATCGGAAACCCAGCTTGCCCGCGTGCTGCCGCCCGTCGTCTGGGCGCTTGTACTCGCGGCCTGTGGCCTTGCGGATGCGGCGGAGCCGAAGCCGGGCGGACCTCCGGCGGGGGAGGTGACCTTCAATTCCCACATCCGGCCGATCCTTTCCGACAAGTGCTTTTCCTGCCACGGATTTGACAAAACGACGCGTGAGGCCGGACTGCGGCTGGATACCGCGGAGGGGGGCTATGCGCCGCTGGAGGATGATTCTTCGCTGCGCGCGATCGTGCCGGGTGACCCGAAGGCGAGCGAAGTCTGGCGGCGGATCACCACCAAGGATGAGGACGACGTGATGCCGCCGACGGATTTCCACAAGCCGCTCTCGCAGGATGAAATCGGGCTGATCACTCGCTGGATCGAACAGGGGGCGAAGTACCAGGAGCATTGGTCATTCGCGCCACTGGTGAAACCCCAGGTCCCTGCAACCCGGCATGCGGACAAGGTCGCCAACCCGGTCGATTCATTCGTGCTGGCGAATCTGGACAGCCTGAAAGTCGAGCCGTCACCGGAGGCTGACAAGGCCACGCTGCTGCGGCGGCTGTCACTGGACCTGACCGGCCTGCCTCCGTCGCCGGAGGAGGTCGCCGCCTTTCTGGCGGACGCCCGGCCGGAAGCCTACGCCACCCAGGTGGACCGACTGCTGGCGTCCCCGCACTATGGTGAGCGGATGGCGGTGCCGTGGCTGGATGTCGTGCGGTTCGCGGACACGGTGGGATACCACGGCGACCAGAACGCGCGCGTCTTTCCCTACCGCGACTATGTGATCGACGCGTTCAACACGAACAAGCGGTTCGATGCGTTCACCATCGAGCAACTGGCGGGCGACCTGCTGCCGGATGCGACGGATGAACAGAGGATCGCCACCGGTTTCCTGCGGCTGAACCTGATGACCCGCGAGGGCGGCGCGCAGCCGAAGGAATACATGGCCAAGTCCCTGGGCGACCGGGTGCGGGCGGTGGGTGCCGCGTGGCTGGGGCTGACGACCGGCTGCGCGGAGTGCCATGACCACAAGTTCGATCCCGTCACCGCGAAGGACTTCTATTCGCTGGGTGCTTTCTTCGCGGATGTGCGGCAGTGGGGCGTATATGCGGACTACGGCTACACGCCGAACCCGGATCTGCCGAAGGTGAACAACGACTGGCCTTTCCCTCCGGAAATCCAGGCGCGGAATACGGCGCTGGTGAAGCGGATGGGATCGCTGAGAACACAGGGGGCGATGACGCTCGCGGCGACTCCGAAGAATGAATCTTTCGGACCGTGGCTTGCCGGAGCGGAGACGTTCATCGGTGAATTTCCCGATGGCTGGAAGTCGCTGGCGGGTGCCACGGTTTCATCGAAGCTGGCGACTCCGGTGGAGGTGCTGCCGGATCATTCGGTCCTGCTGACTGGTGAGGCGAAGAAGGATGAAGTGGTCATGGTGCGCTTCCCGCTGGGAGGGCAGGCATTTTCCGCCATCCGCCTTGAAGCACTACCCGATGAAAAGAACTCCGGAAAGGTCGGGCGCGGAGCGGATGGAAAATTCTCCGTCACTCCCACTTTCGCCATCGGGGAGAAATCCCTGAAAGTCGCCTATGCCCAGGCGGACCGCAGAACGCCGCACAAGTATTCCAACGGCAGCCATGACCCGAAGCTGGAGCCGGAGTGGCGCTCCGCCCCCGCACTGTGGGAGGAGCCGCAGGATGCCGCGTCCCATCCGCAGACGGCGATCTACCAGCTCGCGGAACCACTCACCGCGGGAGCGGATGATTTCCTGACCGTCACCCTGGCGACCGCGGATCTCGGGAGATTCAGGATCAGCATCACGCCCTTCGGCGATCCCATTCCCGGTGAGGCGCAGGCCATGTCGCCGGAACTTGGCAAGGCGTTGAAGGCCGCCGCTCCCGGATCGGAGGATCAAAAGCTTCTGGTCGCCGCATGGGCGCGGGCAACGGCGAAGGACGCCGCATTGCCGGAGGATTTCCGGAAGTTGCGCGACGAGATCATCGCCTGCCGCGCGGGCTACGCGCACTCCGTTGTCGCGCAGACTTTGCCTGCGGACAAGACCCCGGCGGTCCACCTCCTGCCACGGGGTGACTGGATGACCCAGGGTGAGGAGGTGCAGCCGGCAGTGCCTGAGTTCCTTCCCCATGCCTCCGTGCGGAAAGACGGTGGCCGCCTGAACCGGCTGGACCTGGCGAAGTGGATGGTCGCCGACGAAAACCCGCTGCCAGCCCGCCACTTCGTGAACCGGCTGTGGAAGCAGTTTTTCGGCAAGGGCCTTTCCAACGTGCTGGATGACATCGGCAACCAGGGCGAGTGGCCCGCGAACCCGGCGTTGCTCGATTGGCTGGCCGTGGAGTTCCGCGAATCCGGCTGGGACGTGAAGCACCTCGTGAAACTCATGGTCATGAGTGGCACCTACCGGCAGGAGTCAGGAAAGCGGGCGGATCTCGCGGAACTGGATCCCGCGAACCGGTTGCTGGCGGCACAATCCCCGCGGCGGCTGGATGCTGAATTTGTCCGTGACAACATCCTCTCCATTTCCGGGCTGCTTCCGGGTGATTTCGTCGGTGGGCCGAGTGTGAAGCCCTACCAACCCGCAGGCTACTACGCGAACCTCAACTTCCCCCAGCGGGATTACGCGGCCAGCTCCAGCAGCGACCAATACCGCCGCGGCCTCTACACCCACTGGCAGCGGACGTTCATGCACCCGATGATGGCCGGATTCGACGCGCCCAGTCGTGAAGAATGCTCCGCGGACCGCCTGCAGTCGAACAGTCCCCAGCAGGCGTTGATCCTTCTGAATGACCCTTCCTTCGTGGAAGCGGCCCGTGCCTTCGCGGCCAGCCTCCTGGAGGAGGGTCCGACCGCCACTGACACTGACCGGATCAAGTCCGCCATCCTCCGCACACTCGGCCGCGAGCCACGCGCGGGGGAGGTGGAGGGGCTGGAGAAATTTCTCAATGGCCAGCGCGCCAAGCTGAAAACCGGTGACGACAACCCGGAGGAGTTCCTGAAAGTCGGCCAGTGGCAGGCCGATCCGAAACTGGATCCGCTGGAACTGGCCGCATGGACGCAGACCTGCCGCGTGTTGCTGAACCTCCATGAAACCCTGACCCGTTACTGA
- a CDS encoding DUF1501 domain-containing protein, whose product MHPFERYQQDWSRRTFLKQSFAGLGSLAMSKLMGAESLPFMQSQGGLHLPAKAKRVVHLCMAGGPSHLESFDPKPMLDKLNGQPFPESFTAGQQLAQLQGAKLIARGSFTKFRKWGACGTEISELFPHIGSIADDICVVRSMVTEQINHDPAHAFMNSGSILKGRPSMGSWLLYGLGAESQDLPGYVVMVSRGAEADQPISARQWSAGFLPSKFQGVQFQSKGSAVHYVGNPDGICQSTQRQVIDEVRRMNGLLGEQRIDPEIDTRISQYEMAFRMQASVPELTDMKNEPKHVLDMYGVTEPGDGSFASNCLLARRMLERGVRFVQLYHRGWDHHGGIEKKMPATALLTDQASAALVKDLKQRGMLEDTLVIWGGEFGRTPMGQGSGRDHHIRAFSIWMAGAGIKPGIVHGATDELGYNSEKDIVQVRDLHATMLHQFGIDHARFSTKFQGLDYKLTGVKPASVVKGILA is encoded by the coding sequence ATGCACCCGTTCGAACGATACCAGCAGGACTGGAGCAGGAGGACCTTCCTGAAGCAGAGCTTCGCCGGGCTGGGTAGCCTCGCGATGTCGAAGCTCATGGGAGCGGAGTCGCTGCCTTTCATGCAGTCGCAGGGTGGCCTGCATCTGCCTGCCAAGGCGAAGCGCGTGGTGCACCTCTGCATGGCCGGTGGTCCGTCGCATCTGGAGTCGTTCGACCCGAAGCCCATGCTGGACAAGCTGAACGGCCAGCCATTTCCGGAGTCTTTCACGGCGGGCCAGCAGCTCGCCCAGCTCCAGGGCGCGAAGCTGATCGCCCGCGGCTCCTTCACGAAGTTCAGGAAATGGGGTGCCTGCGGCACGGAAATTTCGGAGTTGTTCCCGCATATCGGTTCCATCGCGGATGACATCTGCGTGGTGCGTTCGATGGTGACGGAGCAGATCAACCATGATCCCGCCCACGCCTTCATGAACAGCGGCTCCATCCTCAAAGGACGGCCGAGCATGGGTTCATGGCTGCTCTACGGACTGGGGGCGGAGTCGCAGGACCTGCCGGGCTACGTCGTCATGGTCTCACGCGGGGCGGAGGCGGACCAGCCGATCTCCGCGAGGCAATGGAGCGCGGGTTTCCTGCCCAGCAAGTTCCAGGGCGTGCAGTTCCAGAGCAAGGGCAGCGCCGTCCACTACGTGGGGAATCCGGACGGCATCTGCCAGTCAACCCAGCGCCAGGTCATCGATGAGGTGCGGAGGATGAACGGCCTGCTGGGGGAGCAGCGCATTGATCCGGAGATCGACACGCGGATCTCGCAATACGAGATGGCCTTCCGGATGCAGGCCTCCGTGCCGGAGCTGACCGACATGAAGAACGAGCCGAAGCACGTTCTGGACATGTATGGCGTGACGGAACCGGGCGACGGATCATTCGCCAGCAACTGCCTGCTCGCCCGGCGCATGCTGGAGCGGGGCGTGCGCTTCGTGCAGCTCTACCATCGCGGCTGGGACCACCACGGCGGCATTGAGAAAAAGATGCCCGCCACCGCCCTGCTGACCGACCAGGCTTCCGCGGCGTTGGTGAAGGACCTGAAACAACGAGGGATGCTGGAGGACACCCTGGTCATCTGGGGCGGCGAGTTCGGCCGCACGCCGATGGGGCAGGGGAGCGGGCGGGACCACCACATCCGCGCCTTCAGCATCTGGATGGCCGGGGCGGGCATCAAGCCGGGCATCGTCCACGGCGCGACGGACGAGTTGGGCTACAACTCGGAAAAGGACATCGTCCAGGTGCGGGACCTCCATGCCACCATGCTCCACCAGTTCGGCATCGACCACGCCCGGTTCAGCACGAAGTTCCAGGGGCTGGACTACAAGCTGACAGGCGTGAAACCCGCCTCCGTGGTGAAGGGCATCCTTGCCTGA
- a CDS encoding C39 family peptidase, with translation MKRWDSPLSALLLLVCTASPSVGQEFRTFRSATGQEIQAKFEGMAGDLVKLRRSDGKVFELPKDKLSAADQAFVTEAAATAGNAAGSLNTAAGHEIVTSESFAARKAEDMANGLKLKPESQSKYGRSWRLYSAFVKDYQLFGTMPYSVALYSNEEGNVTSVSVVYANKGDFGSTAGFGKDHFKGGTSATASSLGEAMKMDEESVSKALTSVLGAPKEQRFGEGKTRRTIRRWDWNGHSFLLSNEEGEYVGLSIVSTETADAGGKSLRMKDEDLKKRLVDSVKKDPNGDVYITEIPMVDQGPKGYCVPATFERAMRTMGMDADMYLLAMVGQSNAGGGTVVQYLLDGIRSQVYTKGRRPKDEDVKSIKIRDVKRYIDLGIPVMWTMHSMDAYNEVADKNTAKRGSVTDWTAYTTEITTDAAPFTGKGKPEDNRHICMIIGYNEKTNELAVSDSWGQRFELRWVPLQVADWANAGHFFMILP, from the coding sequence ATGAAACGCTGGGATTCACCGCTCTCCGCCCTGCTGCTGCTCGTCTGTACGGCCTCACCGTCCGTGGGTCAGGAGTTCCGGACCTTCCGCAGCGCCACCGGCCAGGAGATCCAGGCGAAGTTCGAAGGAATGGCGGGTGACCTGGTGAAGCTGCGCCGCAGCGACGGAAAAGTGTTCGAGCTGCCGAAGGACAAGTTGAGCGCGGCGGACCAAGCGTTCGTCACGGAAGCGGCCGCCACCGCCGGCAATGCGGCCGGATCACTCAACACCGCCGCCGGGCATGAGATCGTCACCTCGGAGTCTTTCGCCGCGCGCAAGGCGGAGGACATGGCGAATGGTTTGAAGCTCAAGCCGGAATCCCAGTCGAAATACGGCCGGAGCTGGCGGCTCTACTCCGCCTTCGTGAAGGACTACCAGTTGTTCGGCACGATGCCTTACTCCGTCGCGCTGTATTCCAACGAAGAGGGGAACGTCACCAGCGTTTCCGTCGTCTATGCGAACAAAGGCGACTTCGGCAGCACCGCCGGATTCGGCAAGGATCACTTCAAGGGAGGCACGTCCGCCACCGCTTCCAGCCTCGGGGAAGCGATGAAGATGGATGAGGAGAGCGTCTCGAAGGCGCTCACCTCCGTTCTCGGCGCACCGAAGGAACAGCGCTTCGGCGAAGGAAAGACCCGCCGCACCATCCGCCGCTGGGACTGGAACGGCCACTCGTTCCTGCTTTCCAACGAAGAGGGCGAGTATGTCGGGCTTTCCATCGTCTCCACGGAAACGGCGGACGCGGGCGGAAAGTCCCTCCGCATGAAGGATGAGGATCTCAAGAAACGGCTGGTGGACAGCGTGAAGAAGGACCCGAACGGGGATGTCTATATCACCGAGATCCCGATGGTGGACCAAGGACCGAAAGGCTACTGCGTGCCCGCCACCTTTGAACGGGCGATGCGCACCATGGGCATGGACGCGGACATGTATCTGCTGGCCATGGTGGGCCAGAGCAATGCGGGGGGAGGCACGGTGGTGCAGTACCTCCTGGATGGCATCCGCTCCCAGGTCTATACGAAGGGCCGCCGCCCGAAGGATGAGGATGTGAAATCCATCAAGATCCGCGATGTGAAGCGCTACATCGACCTGGGGATCCCGGTGATGTGGACAATGCACTCGATGGACGCCTACAACGAAGTGGCGGACAAGAACACCGCGAAACGCGGCTCCGTCACGGACTGGACCGCATACACCACGGAGATCACAACCGATGCCGCCCCGTTCACGGGCAAGGGCAAGCCGGAAGATAACCGCCACATCTGCATGATCATCGGCTACAACGAGAAGACCAACGAGCTGGCGGTGAGCGACTCGTGGGGGCAGCGGTTCGAGCTGCGCTGGGTGCCGCTGCAGGTGGCGGACTGGGCGAACGCCGGCCACTTTTTCATGATCCTGCCCTGA
- the rimO gene encoding 30S ribosomal protein S12 methylthiotransferase RimO, which translates to MSTTVGLISLGCAKNLIDSEVMIGHLAQAGMALTPDPELADVLIVNTCSFIDMAKKESIDAVFGAVNARKDNPELERQKIIVAGCLSQRFAKDLPGIMPEVDAFIGLDQITKVAPIIENLLGKQNHAEVTKDEGPAATDDPRDFVTLKPQYVPDYATPRMRLTPDHFAYVKIAEGCNHTCTFCIIPQIRGRHRSRTQDSVVREVEALVKSGVKEINLISQDTTYFGMDQWEGDRPKPNSPVDSTRGESLSTLLREINKIEGDFWVRLLYTHPAHWSDELIATIAECDKVAKYVDIPLQHISDRMLTAMKRVTSGDYIRDLLRRMRAGIPNLGIRTTFIVGFPGETEEDFTELLEFIEEFRFERAGVFQYSKEEGTRANKMDGHLHHATRKSRWSRAMAKLQKIAGETNQEQVGKTVRVLVEQPGVGRTEWDAPEIDGSVHVDEDIPVGEFATVTIKDWRGYDLVAAR; encoded by the coding sequence ATGTCCACCACCGTTGGCCTCATCTCGCTCGGTTGCGCGAAGAACCTCATCGATTCGGAAGTCATGATCGGCCACCTCGCGCAGGCGGGCATGGCCCTGACCCCGGATCCCGAGCTTGCCGATGTCCTCATCGTCAATACCTGCTCGTTCATCGACATGGCGAAGAAGGAGTCCATCGACGCCGTCTTCGGCGCGGTGAACGCCCGCAAGGACAACCCGGAACTGGAGCGGCAGAAGATCATCGTCGCCGGTTGCCTTTCCCAGCGCTTCGCGAAGGACCTGCCCGGCATCATGCCTGAGGTGGACGCCTTCATCGGTCTTGACCAGATCACCAAGGTCGCGCCGATCATCGAGAATCTCCTCGGCAAGCAGAACCACGCGGAGGTCACGAAGGACGAAGGCCCCGCCGCCACGGATGATCCGCGCGACTTCGTCACGCTGAAGCCGCAGTATGTGCCGGACTACGCCACCCCGCGGATGCGCCTCACGCCGGACCACTTCGCCTATGTGAAGATCGCGGAAGGCTGCAACCACACCTGCACCTTCTGCATCATCCCGCAGATCCGCGGCCGCCACCGCTCCCGCACCCAGGATAGCGTCGTCCGCGAGGTCGAGGCACTGGTGAAGTCCGGGGTGAAGGAAATCAACCTCATCTCCCAGGACACCACCTACTTCGGCATGGACCAGTGGGAGGGCGACCGGCCGAAGCCGAACTCCCCGGTGGACTCCACCCGCGGCGAATCCCTTTCCACCCTCCTGCGCGAGATCAACAAGATCGAGGGCGACTTCTGGGTGCGCCTCCTCTACACCCATCCGGCCCATTGGTCGGACGAGTTGATCGCCACCATCGCAGAGTGCGACAAGGTCGCGAAGTACGTGGACATCCCGCTCCAGCACATCTCCGACCGCATGCTCACCGCCATGAAGCGCGTGACCAGCGGCGACTACATCCGCGACCTGCTGCGCCGCATGCGCGCCGGTATTCCGAACCTCGGCATCCGCACCACCTTCATCGTCGGCTTCCCCGGCGAGACGGAGGAGGATTTCACCGAACTGCTCGAGTTCATCGAGGAGTTCCGCTTCGAGCGCGCCGGCGTCTTCCAATACTCAAAGGAAGAAGGCACCCGCGCCAACAAGATGGACGGCCACCTCCACCACGCCACCCGCAAGAGTCGCTGGTCCCGCGCCATGGCAAAGCTCCAGAAGATCGCCGGAGAAACGAACCAGGAGCAGGTCGGCAAGACCGTCCGCGTCCTGGTCGAGCAACCCGGCGTCGGCCGCACCGAGTGGGACGCCCCTGAAATCGACGGCTCCGTCCATGTCGATGAGGACATCCCCGTCGGCGAGTTCGCCACCGTCACCATCAAGGACTGGCGCGGCTACGACCTGGTGGCGGCGCGGTAA
- a CDS encoding YoaK family protein yields MFQSLRRMTPEPRTGWVVFGGCCLAFLAAAVNAGFLIDLGTSVSHLTGDVSKVAMQSLGGEGWEKSGALYLAVATVGFIFGAMVSGFFVHHPTLEISRPYGRTIAAIGGLLLVSHGTFTGIPWLSVFLASCACGMQNALATHYRGMILRTTHVTGLLTDLGTNLGMRLKGHYIAPWKLGVPVMLLGAFFLGALFGTLLHLWLPGRFLLVLGVIYIAGGIAWTIRKRWDRGASGGPV; encoded by the coding sequence ATGTTCCAAAGTCTCCGCAGGATGACACCGGAGCCGCGGACGGGATGGGTTGTATTCGGAGGATGCTGCCTCGCATTCCTGGCAGCGGCGGTGAACGCCGGATTCCTCATCGATCTCGGAACCTCAGTGAGCCACCTGACCGGAGATGTGTCCAAGGTGGCGATGCAGTCCCTGGGAGGCGAAGGATGGGAGAAATCCGGAGCCCTCTATCTGGCGGTGGCGACCGTAGGATTCATCTTCGGGGCGATGGTCTCGGGCTTCTTCGTCCACCATCCGACGTTGGAAATATCGCGCCCTTACGGCCGCACCATCGCCGCCATCGGGGGGCTGCTGCTGGTTTCACATGGAACCTTCACGGGCATCCCCTGGCTCTCGGTATTTCTGGCGAGCTGCGCCTGCGGGATGCAGAACGCGCTGGCAACCCACTACCGGGGTATGATCCTGAGAACCACGCATGTCACCGGCCTGCTGACGGATCTGGGGACGAACCTGGGGATGCGGCTGAAGGGGCACTACATCGCACCATGGAAACTGGGAGTTCCGGTGATGCTGCTGGGAGCGTTCTTTCTTGGAGCCTTGTTCGGCACGCTGCTACACCTCTGGCTGCCGGGACGTTTCCTGCTGGTTCTCGGGGTGATCTACATCGCCGGAGGAATCGCCTGGACGATCCGGAAGCGATGGGACCGTGGAGCATCGGGCGGGCCGGTCTGA